The genomic DNA TTACGAGTAGTTAATATGATACTTGACTGTGATAAAGATACATTATTAATTTTAGTACTTCCTCAAGGAAATACGTGTCATTTAAATCATACAAGTTGTTTTAAATCGTTTACTTCAGATTTGACTTTTTTTTATCATCTTGAAAACATATTAAAACTAAAACAAAAACATATTTCTAAACACTCTTATACTTCTCGTTTACATGTTATGGGTATTAATAAAATTGCTCAAAAAGTTGCTGAAGAAGCAGCAGAAACAGTTATTTCTGCTATAACACAGAATAAATTAGAATTAATTGATGAAGTTACTGATTTAATTTATCATGTGTTAGTATTGTTACATCATTGTGATTTAGATTTTTGTATGATTGTTGAAAATTTAAGAAAAAGAAGAAACAATAATACTGTAATATGATATAAATTTTTATATTTATTTTTAATGTATGTCCGAAAAATTAATTTTGCTAACATTTTAATTTTATAATCTTAGAGTATAGAGGAGTAAAAAATGACAAAAAAACAAATTGGTATAATAGGAATGGCAACAATGGGTCAAAATTTAGCTTTAAATATAGCACGTAATAAATATACTGTATCTGTATTTAATAGATCATCTGAAGTTACTAAACAATTTGTTTTAAATAATGTTAATGAAAATATATTTCCATTTTTTTCAATTAAAGAGTTTATTCGATCTTTAAAAGTTCCACGATGTATTTTAATAATGATTAAGTCTGGTATAGCTGTTGACGACATTATTGAATTGATGAAGAAATATTTAAATAAAGGAGATATTATTATTGATGGAGGAAATACTTTTTACCAAGAGACCATTCGACGAAGTCATGAGTTATCTAAGCATGGGTTATATTTAATAGGGGCAGGTATTTCTGGAGGCGCTGAAGGTGCGTTATATGGACCTGCTATTATGCCTGGAGGATCTAGAAAAGCTTATGATTATATTGCTCCTATATTAAAAAAAATTTCTTCAAAATTTGAAGGACAACCGTGTGTTAGTTATATAGGTAAAGATGGATCAGGACATTATGTTAAAATGGTACATAACGGTATTGAATATGGTGATATGCAATTAATAGCTGAATCTTATTTTTTAATGAAAAACTTGTTAAAATTAGATAATCAAGAATTATCGGATATATTTTTAGAGTGGAATAAAGGAGAATTAAATAGTTATTTAATATCAATTACGACAAATATTTTAATTAAGAAAGATATTAATAATAGTTATATAGTGGATTATATTTTAGATGAAGCTGATAATAAAGGAACAGGAACATGGGCTACTAAGAGCGCTCTAGATCTTAACGAACCTTTAACTTTAATAACTTCATCGGTTTTTTTTCGTTATTTGTCATCTTTAAAATCAGAACGAATGTTAGCATCAAAAATGTTATTTGGACCTAAAAATAATCATATGCTGTCTAATAAGATCGATTTAATTGAAAAAATTCGTAAGTCTCTTTATTTAGGAAAAATTATATCTTATGCTCAAGGTTTTTCACAACTAAGTAGCGCTTCTAAGAAATATGATTGGAATTTACAATATTCAGAAATAGCTAGAATTTTTCAATCTGGATGCATTATTCGTGCAAAACTGTTAAAATATATTAGTCAAGGATATTTAAAAAATAAAGATATTGTTAATTTATTGTTGATTAGCTATTTTAAAAATATTGTTAATAGTTATCAAGATGCGCTTCGAGATGTTGTATCAATTGCTATTAAATCTGGGATTCCAGTTCCAGCTTTATCTTCTGCAATAACGTATTTTGATTGCTATAGATCTGCTATATTACCTGCAAATTTAATTCAAGCTCAAAGAGATTATTTCGGATCACATACGTATAAACGAATTGATAATTGTAATTTTTTTCATACTGATTGGAACGAAAATAGTTAATAAATCATTAGTAGTTGAAATTTCACATTATTATAGTAATTAACAATTATAACTTGAACATATATTGTTTTATGTAATTATAGAGCTTTTAAACGCTATATGTATTTTATTGTTTTATTTATTGAAAGTTTATATTTCAAATTTTTATAGAATAACAGTATTAAACTGTTTTGATTCGTTATTTTTGTATTTTAAATTAATTAGATAGCATTATAGGTTGTTCGAAATGAGATTAAGTGATAGAGATATTGAATTATGGTTGAAAAAAAAAAGTTAGTTATTATACCTACCCCGAATAAAAAATTTATCCATGGAGTAACTATTGATATTCGCTTGGGTAATCAATTTTATACTTTTTGCCAAAGTAAAAAATATAGTATTGACTTAAGTAAATCAAAGAATGAAATTGCTTTAATGCTACAAGAAATTATGAGTAAAAAAAAGGTTATATCGAATAGCGAGAGGTTTGTGTTAAAACCTAAATCATTAGCACTAGCAGTTACTTTAGAAAAAGTTGTTATGCCTAATGATTTAGTAGGATGGATAGATGGTCGTTCGTCTTTAGCTCGACTTGGATTAATGATTCATGCTACTGCACATCGTATAGATCCAGGTTGGAGTGGAAATATTGTTTTAGAGTTTTTTAATTCTGGTAATATGATATTGACATTATGTCCAGGAATGCTAATAGGTGCTTTGAGTTTTGAATTGTTATCTAGTCCATCTTTGAGACCGTATAATATGAGAAGAGATGCTAAATACTTCAATCAAGATGGAGTGACATTGAGTAAAATATATGAAGATTAAAAAAATTTTAGTTACTTGTGCTTTTCCGTATTCTAATGGTTCTATTCATATCGGACATATGTTAGAACATATTCAAGCTGATATTTGGGTTCGTTATAAAAGAATGAAAGGTCACGAGGTATGGTTTATTTGTGCTGATGATGCGCATGGTACTCCCATTATGTTGAAATCTAAGCAACTTGGAATAGATCCAGAACAATTTATAATATCTATAAGGGATGAACATATTAGTGATTTTTTAAGGTTTAATATAAATTATGATAATTATTATTCTACACATAGTAAAGAAAATTTATCATTTTTAACGGAAATATATCATTGCTTAGAAGCTAAAGGATTAATTAAGAAAAAAGTTATATCTCAATTTTTTGATTGTGAAAAGAATATGTTTTTACCAGATCGTTTTGTAAAAGGCTCATGTCCTATGTGTTTATCTCAAGAACAGTATGGCGACCATTGTGATCAGTGTGGAAGAACATATTCTTGTATTGAGTTGATTAACCCAAAGTCAGTTTTATCAGGAAATAAACCTATATTAAAAAATTCATTACATTTATTTTTCAATTTACCCTATTTTAGTACCATGTTACAATCCTGGATTTGTTCTGGAGTATTAGAAGTATCTATAGTAAATAAAGTTATGGAATGGTTTCAACATGGATTAAAAGAGTGGGATATTTCGAGAGATGGTCCATATTTCGGGTTTAATATTCCTGGTTTTCTAGATAAATATTTTTATGTATGGTTAGATGCACCTATTGGATACATCAGTACATTTAAAAATTTATGTAATAAAATAGATCATTTAATTTTTGATGATTTTTGGAAAGAAGGTACAAAAAGTGAATTATACCATTTTATTGGAAAAGATATTGTATATTTTCATAGTTTGTTTTGGCCAGCAATATTAGAAGGAAGTAATTTTCGAAAACCTACCAAAATTTTTGTTCATGGTCATGTAACTCTTAATGGATTAAAACTTTCTAAATCTAAAGGATCTTCTATATCAGCAAAAAATTGGATTAAGAATTTAAGTTCAGATAGTCTGAGATATTATTATTCTACTAAGATCTCATCGAAAATTAAAGACGTAGAAATTAATAGTGATCATTTTCTACATAAATTTAATTCTGATATTGTCAATAAGATAATTAATTTAGCATCTAGAGTTGCATATTTCTTGTCTAATTATTTCGATAACTTTTTATCTAAAAATATAGAAAATCAATCTTTATA from Buchnera aphidicola (Melaphis rhois) includes the following:
- the hisIE gene encoding bifunctional phosphoribosyl-AMP cyclohydrolase/phosphoribosyl-ATP diphosphatase HisIE; this translates as MLKKINVSDIDWNKVGNMVPTIIQHSISGEVLMYGVMNQEAVLITQKEHYVTFYSRTKKRLWKKGEISGNYLRVVNMILDCDKDTLLILVLPQGNTCHLNHTSCFKSFTSDLTFFYHLENILKLKQKHISKHSYTSRLHVMGINKIAQKVAEEAAETVISAITQNKLELIDEVTDLIYHVLVLLHHCDLDFCMIVENLRKRRNNNTVI
- the gndA gene encoding NADP-dependent phosphogluconate dehydrogenase produces the protein MTKKQIGIIGMATMGQNLALNIARNKYTVSVFNRSSEVTKQFVLNNVNENIFPFFSIKEFIRSLKVPRCILIMIKSGIAVDDIIELMKKYLNKGDIIIDGGNTFYQETIRRSHELSKHGLYLIGAGISGGAEGALYGPAIMPGGSRKAYDYIAPILKKISSKFEGQPCVSYIGKDGSGHYVKMVHNGIEYGDMQLIAESYFLMKNLLKLDNQELSDIFLEWNKGELNSYLISITTNILIKKDINNSYIVDYILDEADNKGTGTWATKSALDLNEPLTLITSSVFFRYLSSLKSERMLASKMLFGPKNNHMLSNKIDLIEKIRKSLYLGKIISYAQGFSQLSSASKKYDWNLQYSEIARIFQSGCIIRAKLLKYISQGYLKNKDIVNLLLISYFKNIVNSYQDALRDVVSIAIKSGIPVPALSSAITYFDCYRSAILPANLIQAQRDYFGSHTYKRIDNCNFFHTDWNENS
- the metG gene encoding methionine--tRNA ligase, giving the protein MKIKKILVTCAFPYSNGSIHIGHMLEHIQADIWVRYKRMKGHEVWFICADDAHGTPIMLKSKQLGIDPEQFIISIRDEHISDFLRFNINYDNYYSTHSKENLSFLTEIYHCLEAKGLIKKKVISQFFDCEKNMFLPDRFVKGSCPMCLSQEQYGDHCDQCGRTYSCIELINPKSVLSGNKPILKNSLHLFFNLPYFSTMLQSWICSGVLEVSIVNKVMEWFQHGLKEWDISRDGPYFGFNIPGFLDKYFYVWLDAPIGYISTFKNLCNKIDHLIFDDFWKEGTKSELYHFIGKDIVYFHSLFWPAILEGSNFRKPTKIFVHGHVTLNGLKLSKSKGSSISAKNWIKNLSSDSLRYYYSTKISSKIKDVEINSDHFLHKFNSDIVNKIINLASRVAYFLSNYFDNFLSKNIENQSLYSDFVDNTKKIEFFLEKCDFNLVTVIIMQCADIANNYIDTKKPWIISKNIEKYDNLHDVCTLGVNLFKILMTWLKPIMPDLAKKTESFLNIELVWNNVNLPLLDHKISDFKPLCKRITKRQLIFLSQK